TGGAGAGGGGCAAAGGCAGCATGTAGCACCCATTGCTGGGGAGTTTGATGAAGACGGGGGTGTGCTCCGAGGTGTGGGGGATTGCAATGACAGCGATCACCTCGGGGTCATCAGGCAGCTGCGACACAGAGTACCCCGGCGGCAGCTTGGTGATCCCGCGGCACCAGGGGCAACGCAGGTCCTTCTGGCTGGTCCTCATCTGCTGCAGGCACACCGAGCAGCAGGTGTGCTTGCAGTCCAGGAGCTTGGGCCGCCGGCGGGGGCTGTAGTAGTTGAAGCAAATCTGGCACTCCAGCAGAGAGTCCTGGGACAGGGTCTCCATGGTGGCCGGCACAGGGAGGCACGGCGGGCCTTGCGACGAGCCTCACCCCAGCGCCCCGCAGCCGAGGGGCAGCACCCGCCTTCCCGCCGCTTCTCCTCAGGGCAGCGCCTGCCTTCCCGCTGCTTCTTCTCCTCAGGGCAGCACCGGGCGGCGGCTAGGGAGAGCACAGGAAACCTCTAGCCTGAACCTTTCAGTACctgagacacagaaaaatgtgaaggaaCAGGTTATTTACAGGAACCGGTGGCAACATGAGTCCAGCTAAGGGGGAATGAAAACCAGCGCTGACCTTGTAATCTGGTGGGAGAAACAAATTTGTGACCTTTAACAAGAAAGCATCTTCCCACTGGCTTCACCAAACTGCCCAGCAGC
Above is a genomic segment from Ciconia boyciana chromosome 2, ASM3463844v1, whole genome shotgun sequence containing:
- the RNF152 gene encoding E3 ubiquitin-protein ligase RNF152 — translated: METLSQDSLLECQICFNYYSPRRRPKLLDCKHTCCSVCLQQMRTSQKDLRCPWCRGITKLPPGYSVSQLPDDPEVIAVIAIPHTSEHTPVFIKLPSNGCYMLPLPLSKERALLPGDIGCRLLPGSQQKSLAVVTIPAEQQPLQGGLPAEGGAEEPDRRGVVKSSTWSGVCTVILVACVLVFLLGIVLHNMSCISKRFTVISCG